One Candidatus Zixiibacteriota bacterium DNA window includes the following coding sequences:
- a CDS encoding DUF3078 domain-containing protein: MKRMLLVILALLFSTAVLSAEPWERSLDLTLNLTQSNYSDSWTGGEAGNVTWVARADGIFEKQLKPKFNYRLSLKLAFGQTHVQNQETNQWEEPEKSTDKIDIENLGRFTLNGYVDPYVAFRFESQFVDASVESIKRYFNPMLLTESAGISKELYKSEENELLSRLGFALKERITSIIVDTVGDERDWETEIDGGFESVTDLKYTISDNLLYIGKLSLYKAMFYSDKEDVEGTPAEDYWKAIDVNFESTFSAEVARYISVSLYFQLLYDKQIDKRGRFKETLALGITYKLF; encoded by the coding sequence ATGAAAAGGATGTTACTGGTAATTCTCGCTCTCCTGTTTTCAACTGCAGTGCTGTCTGCCGAGCCGTGGGAGAGATCACTCGACCTGACTTTAAATCTGACCCAGAGCAATTATTCCGACAGCTGGACCGGTGGCGAGGCCGGCAATGTCACCTGGGTGGCACGTGCCGACGGTATCTTTGAAAAACAGCTCAAACCGAAATTTAACTATCGGCTTTCACTTAAACTGGCTTTCGGGCAAACCCATGTGCAGAACCAGGAAACCAATCAGTGGGAAGAACCGGAGAAATCGACTGACAAGATAGATATCGAAAACCTGGGACGGTTCACGCTGAACGGGTATGTCGATCCCTACGTCGCCTTCCGTTTCGAAAGCCAGTTTGTGGATGCGTCCGTGGAAAGTATCAAGCGCTATTTCAACCCGATGCTTCTGACCGAATCGGCCGGTATCTCGAAAGAGCTGTATAAGTCTGAGGAGAACGAACTTCTCAGCCGTTTGGGCTTTGCACTCAAGGAACGGATCACCAGTATAATTGTCGATACTGTGGGTGACGAGCGCGACTGGGAGACTGAAATAGACGGCGGTTTCGAATCGGTCACAGACCTCAAGTACACCATCTCCGATAACCTGCTTTATATCGGCAAGCTGAGCTTGTACAAAGCGATGTTCTACTCCGATAAGGAGGATGTCGAGGGGACTCCCGCGGAAGATTACTGGAAAGCGATCGATGTCAATTTCGAAAGCACTTTCTCGGCCGAAGTTGCCAGGTATATCTCTGTTTCTTTGTATTTCCAGCTTCTCTATGACAAGCAGATCGATAAACGTGGTCGATTTAAAGAAACGCTGGCTCTGGGAATAACTTACAAACTGTTTTGA
- a CDS encoding TIM barrel protein: MELGISTSYSYSLDLEENIRMAAKQGFDFISLGGKTSHSNYHKPDGRKRIKEILQTAELRIDSIHAPFDPTCDLTQGEDIMLQSAITEVKRAISAASELEVRYVVVHLNFFRPGGLTDRIKRIQVSLPQVVKFAEENDVVIALENLDQESELLYKFALDLIDSNYLKVCYDNGHEMLYRDNFELLSKYADRLAVIHLHDNDSRSDLHKVPFTGKLDFNSLASQLNKLERIPPITLECEMRSSGYGTLETFLKDAFDNGKRFIKMLKRTA, translated from the coding sequence ATGGAACTGGGCATCTCGACATCGTACAGCTATTCCCTTGATTTAGAGGAAAATATCCGGATGGCCGCTAAACAGGGATTTGACTTTATTTCGCTGGGGGGAAAGACCTCCCATTCGAACTACCACAAACCGGATGGGAGAAAGCGGATAAAAGAAATCCTGCAAACTGCCGAACTCCGGATCGATTCCATCCATGCGCCTTTCGATCCGACCTGCGATTTAACTCAGGGTGAGGATATCATGTTGCAGAGCGCGATCACCGAGGTCAAACGGGCGATAAGCGCGGCGTCAGAGCTGGAAGTGCGCTATGTTGTAGTTCACCTGAATTTCTTTCGTCCCGGCGGATTGACCGATAGAATCAAGAGAATACAGGTCTCACTTCCCCAGGTGGTTAAATTTGCCGAGGAAAACGATGTCGTTATAGCACTCGAAAATCTCGACCAGGAATCGGAACTCCTGTACAAATTCGCTCTCGATCTGATCGATTCGAATTACCTGAAAGTTTGTTATGACAACGGCCATGAAATGCTGTACCGCGATAACTTCGAACTTCTGTCAAAATATGCCGATCGGCTGGCGGTAATTCACCTGCACGACAATGATTCCAGGTCTGACCTGCACAAGGTGCCGTTTACCGGTAAACTCGACTTCAATTCCCTGGCGAGCCAGTTGAATAAACTTGAGCGGATTCCCCCGATCACACTCGAATGTGAGATGAGATCCAGTGGTTATGGTACCCTCGAGACGTTTTTAAAAGATGCCTTCGATAACGGTAAAAGGTTTATCAAGATGCTTAAGAGAACCGCCTGA